CGGCGTCGGCGGAGCGCGTGCGGGTCAGTTGGTCGCGCAGCGCGCCGGTGCTCACCGCCAGCCAGCCGTCCAGGTCGCGCGCGGAGTGGGCCGGGTCGGCCGTGGTCAGCCGGGTGACGCCGGAGCGGGCAGCGCTCAGCGCGGCGTCCCGGGCCTTGCCGTAGGAGAGCGCGGAGTCGCCCCGGACGCTCCCGTACGTCCAGCCGGACAGCGCGCACAGCACGGCCGCCGCGGCGAGGGCGGCCGCCCAGCCGAGGACGGCGGGCCGGGGCAGGTGGCGGTGGTCGGTCATGAGCCCTCCAGGCCGAGCAGGCCGGCCATCGTGGTGGGGCCGCCCGCCGGCACCCCGGGCAGGCCGAGCGCCCCGGGCAGCGCCACGGCGGCCCCGGAACCGGAGGCCCCGGAACCCGAACCGGCCGCGGACCCGGAAGTCCCGGAACCGGAACCGGAGCCGGCCGCGGCGCCGGAGAGCACCGAGCCGGGCTGGACCGCCGCGGGCACGCCGCCGCCGTAGGGGGCGTTGGCGGAGCCGCGGACGTCGGTGCCGGAGGAGGCGGGCTCGGTGCAGCGGGCGGCGGTGTTGAAGACGGTGGCGGGCGCGCTGGTGTCCAGGCCGTTGCGGTAGGTGGTGCCGCCGTACCCGGTGGTGCAGGGCAGCGGCTGGAAGAAGGTGGTGGCCATGCCGAGGTGCAGCGCGCCGTCGTGGACGGTGGTGGCGCCGGCGGCGGCCGCGGCGGGCAGCCGGACCAGCAGCTCCTGGATGCCGGCCTGCCGGGTGACGGCCACGTCGGAGGTGGTGAGGAGGTTGGCGAGGACGATGCTCAGCTGCGGTCCCACGTCCCGCAGCAGGCCGCTGACCTGACCCGTCGCGTCCGGCGCGGCGGCGATCAGGCGGCGCAGGTCGGTGTCGGAGTCGTCGAGCTGGGCGGCGAGCCGCCTGGCGCCGCTGGCGAAGGAGGCGATGGCGCCGCTCTCGCCGGCCTGGGTGGCCAGCACGGTCTGCGCGTCGTCCACCAGCTTGGTGTCGGTGGGCAGGTTGGCGTCGGCGCTGGAGATGAACTCGCCGCTGGAGTCCAGGAGTTGCTGGAGGTTGTCACCCTGCCCGGCGAACGCCTGGCCGAGTTCGTCCACGTCGGTGCGGAGCGCCGCCAACGGCACGGACGCGGCAAGGTCGTTGACGCTGGAGAGCACGTCGGTGACGGGCGCGGGCACCTTCGCGTCGGCCTTGGCGATGGTGGAACCGCCGTGCAGGTAGGGGCCGTCGGAGGTGCGTGGCCGCAGGTCCACGTACTGCTCGCCGACGGCGGAGAGGCTGGCGACGACGGCGTCGAGGTCGGCGGGGATGTGCGGCGCCGAGTCGTCGATCCGCAGTTGGGCCGCGACCCCGTCGCCGGTGAGCCGGATGGTGCCGACCCGGCCGACGGACACCCCCCGGTAGGTGACGTCGGCGTGCTCGTACAGGCCGCCGGCCTCGGGGAGTTGGACGGTCACGGTGTAGTAGCCGCCCAGGCCCACGTAGCGGCCGAGGTCGGCGTAGCGGACGCCGATCCAGACGATGACGGTGACGGCCACGACGAGGAAGGCGAGGTTCTTCAGCAGGACGGTCCGGGTCGGCATCAGCGGCCTCCGGCAGTGGTCGAGGCAGCGTCCGGACCCGTGGCCGACCCGGCGGCGGAGCCGGACGCGGACCCGGTGGCCGGACCCGTGGCCGTCGGCGCGCTGACGGTCGGCAGCGGCAGTGGCAGCGCGGCGGTAGGACCGGCGGAGGGGCTGGCCGTCGGCGCACCGGTCTTCCCCGCCGTCGACCCCGTCGTCGCCGTCGTCCCCTTCTTCGCCGCCGTGCCCGCGGTGCCCGTCGCGCCCGCCGCCTTGCGCCCCTCGGTCTCCAGCGCGTCGGCGGTCTTGCGGGCCTCGGCGGCGGTGAAGGGCTGGACGGGCGGGTAGGAGTTCTCCGCCGCGGGCAGTTCGGGGATGACCTGGGTGCCGGGCTGGGCCGTCAGGTCCAGGTAGACGTTGAGGTAGTCGCCCTTCACGCCGTTCACCACCTGGTCGGTGAACGGGTAGGTGAGCAGCACCTGGAGGGAGTCGGGCAGGTCGGCGCCGGCGTCGGCGAGGCGCTGGAGGGTGGGCGCGAGGGCCTTGAGGTCGGCAACCATGTCGTCCTTGCTGCGGTTGACGGTGTCGACGGCCACCCCGGAGAGGGTGTCGAGCGACTGGAGCATGGTGACCAGGGCGCCGCGCTGCTGCTCCAGCACCTTCAGGCCGGGGCTGAGGCCGGTCAGGACGGTGTCGATCTTCTGGTCGCGGGCGGCGAGGGTGGCGGAGAGCTGGTTGACGCCGTCGAGCGCCCGGGTGATGTCCTGGCGGTGGCCGTCGAGCTGGGTGACCAGGGTGTCGACCTTGCCGAGGGTGTCCCGTACCGCCGGCTCGTTGCCCGAGAGCGCCTTGTTCAGCTCGGTGGTGATGGTGTGCAGCTGCTGGACGCCGCCGCCGTTGAGCAGCAGCGACAGCGCGCCGAGCACCTCCTCGACCTCGGGGTTGCGGTTGGTGCGGGAGATCGGGATGGTGGCGCCGTCGGCGAGCCGTCCGGCGGACGCCTGGGTGCCGGAGGGGTCGGCGAGTTCGATGTACTTCTCGCCGAGCAGGCTGGACTGCTCCAGGTGGGCGGTGGCGTCGGGGGCCAGGCGGACGCCGCCGTTGACCTTCATGGTGACCATGGCGGTCCAGCCGTCCGGGGCGAGCGCGATCTTCGTGACCCGGCCGACGGCGACCTCGTTGACGCGGACCGACGCCTGCGGGACGAGGTCGAGCACGTCGGCGAAGCGCGCCCTGACGGTGTAGGGGTGGCTGCCGAGGTCGGCACCGCCGGGCAGCGGCATGTCCTGCACGTTGGTCCAGGAGCAGCCGGTCAGGGCGAGGGCCCCGGCGGTGAGCAGGCCGGCCGCGGCGAGCCGGCGGGGGTGGGAGCGGCCGGGCGGGCGGGCGGCGGTGCGGGTGGCGGTGCGGGCCGGGTGCTGGCGGGGCGTCATCGGGTGGCCCCCTTCGCGGTGGTCGGGCCGTAGACGGTGCCGACGGCCGGCAGCGGCAGCGGCAGCGCGCCCGCCCCCTGGGCGCGCGGTGCCATCCCGGCCGGGGCCGCGGCGGGGGCCGTGCCCGAGGCGGTTCCGGCGGCCGTGCCCGCGGCCGAGGAGGAAGCGGCGGCGCTGCCCATGCTCAGCTCGTTGAGGTCGGCGCGGCCGTCGAGGGTTCCGGTGGCCGGGTCGTAGGCGTTCATCAGGTTGTCGGCGGCGAGCGGGGCGTCGTCAAGGAGTTCGGCGAGCGAGGCACGCTGGTCGACGAGGGTCTGGGTGATCGGGGTGAGCTTGTCGACGCCGGTCCTGAGCTTGGCCCGGTTGTCCTGGATGAAGGTCTTCACCTGGTCCAGGGAGGTGGACAGCTGCCGGAGCGCGCCGCCGAGGTCCTGGCTGTCGTCGGCCAGGAAGCTGCTGACGTCGCCGAGTTCGTCGGTGGCGGACTTCACCTGGCTGTCGCTGTTCTTGAGCATGGTGGTGAAGGACTGCAGCGAGCCGAGGGTGGCGAAGAGGTCGTCGCGGCTGCCGTCGAGGGTCTTGGCGGCCTGCCCGAACTGGTCGATGGCCGCGCCGATGTCCTTGCCGTTGCCC
This portion of the Actinacidiphila yeochonensis CN732 genome encodes:
- a CDS encoding MCE family protein is translated as MTPRQHPARTATRTAARPPGRSHPRRLAAAGLLTAGALALTGCSWTNVQDMPLPGGADLGSHPYTVRARFADVLDLVPQASVRVNEVAVGRVTKIALAPDGWTAMVTMKVNGGVRLAPDATAHLEQSSLLGEKYIELADPSGTQASAGRLADGATIPISRTNRNPEVEEVLGALSLLLNGGGVQQLHTITTELNKALSGNEPAVRDTLGKVDTLVTQLDGHRQDITRALDGVNQLSATLAARDQKIDTVLTGLSPGLKVLEQQRGALVTMLQSLDTLSGVAVDTVNRSKDDMVADLKALAPTLQRLADAGADLPDSLQVLLTYPFTDQVVNGVKGDYLNVYLDLTAQPGTQVIPELPAAENSYPPVQPFTAAEARKTADALETEGRKAAGATGTAGTAAKKGTTATTGSTAGKTGAPTASPSAGPTAALPLPLPTVSAPTATGPATGSASGSAAGSATGPDAASTTAGGR
- a CDS encoding MCE family protein, yielding MPTRTVLLKNLAFLVVAVTVIVWIGVRYADLGRYVGLGGYYTVTVQLPEAGGLYEHADVTYRGVSVGRVGTIRLTGDGVAAQLRIDDSAPHIPADLDAVVASLSAVGEQYVDLRPRTSDGPYLHGGSTIAKADAKVPAPVTDVLSSVNDLAASVPLAALRTDVDELGQAFAGQGDNLQQLLDSSGEFISSADANLPTDTKLVDDAQTVLATQAGESGAIASFASGARRLAAQLDDSDTDLRRLIAAAPDATGQVSGLLRDVGPQLSIVLANLLTTSDVAVTRQAGIQELLVRLPAAAAAGATTVHDGALHLGMATTFFQPLPCTTGYGGTTYRNGLDTSAPATVFNTAARCTEPASSGTDVRGSANAPYGGGVPAAVQPGSVLSGAAAGSGSGSGTSGSAAGSGSGASGSGAAVALPGALGLPGVPAGGPTTMAGLLGLEGS